A window of Argopecten irradians isolate NY chromosome 1, Ai_NY, whole genome shotgun sequence contains these coding sequences:
- the LOC138335050 gene encoding zinc finger protein 701-like, with protein sequence MYQPTVGVLQVTNDINILQDSTTTVPELFHDPIPKTNEANILLESPPKHFPDNMQLDISTSTTIHGDLKLPHQLLVTPHGLVSQSDSPSSSPEKVQANTQLGIMDTFPYSENGDKSMINSDVNKGDKGGDNLAGNCSQNNISNDFVADINTIVITNDETGEVKMTFSDNGVGQYEEIEEKPEQKELEQGIDDTCLDDIEMVSFTALTEKDKVNGISPVRKSDRSIKLNSVFADGEGKKIPGFGKVLASQLMKQSENTYIQKPKSGSKKGKTKRSRKQTDPKKSKLDVDDVYESDDGEGIESDGDLSKDLLKVRMMKCDVCGKHFLDRQKLQTHKITHNKKKNTQPLSMSSQGRGSKKVYPCEVCGYTFHRREHWRRHRLTHLDVTPYKCPVCDRGFKRAEHVRRHQTVHTGVKAFDCNLCDKKFTRSEHLKKHMLVHIGKTPFPRKKKNDL encoded by the coding sequence ATGTATCAACCAACTGTTGGAGTTTTACAAGTAACTAATGACATAAACATCTTGCAAGATAGTACAACAACAGTACCAGAGCTGTTCCATGATCCGATACCCAAGACCAACGAGGCCAATATTTTATTGGAGTCGCCGCCAAAGCACTTTCCAGATAACATGCAGCTTGACATCTCCACATCCACCACAATACACGGAGATTTGAAGTTACCTCACCAGCTCCTGGTTACACCCCATGGTCTTGTGAGCCAGAGTGACAGTCCATCATCTTCTCCAGAAAAAGTGCAGGCAAATACACAGTTGGGCATCATGGACACTTTTCCATACAGTGAAAATGGAGATAAAAGTATGATTAACAGTGATGTCAACAAAGGTGATaaagggggagataatttggCAGGAAACTGCTCtcaaaataacatttcaaatgattttgtAGCTGATATTAATACCATTGTGATAACCAATGATGAAACTGGAGAagtaaaaatgacattttctgaCAATGGTGTAGGGCAGTATGAAGAAATTGAAGAGAAGCCAGAACAAAAGGAATTAGAGCAAGGGATTGATGATACCTGTTTAGATGATATAGAAATGGTTTCCTTTACAGCGTTAACTGAAAAAGATAAGGTGAATGGAATATCGCCAGTAAGGAAAAGTGATAGGTCCATCAAACTCAATTCAGTATTTGCTGACGGGGAAGGCAAAAAGATCCCAGGTTTTGGGAAGGTTCTTGCATCTCAATTGATGAAACAATCTGAAAATACTTATATACAAAAACCCAAGTCTGGAAGCAAAAAGGGTAAAACAAAAAGAAGCAGAAAGCAAACAGATCCAAAGAAATCCAAACTAGATGTAGATGATGTGTACGAAAGTGATGATGGTGAGGGAATTGAAAGTGATGGTGACTTATCAAAGGATCTGCTGAAGGTGCGAATGATGAAATGTGATGTGTGCGGCAAACATTTTCTTGACAGGCAAAAGTTACAGACACACAAAATAACTCATAATAAGAAAAAGAATACACAACCGCTTTCCATGTCAAGTCAAGGTAGAGGCTCAAAGAAGGTGTATCCGTGTGAGGTGTGTGGGTATACATTTCATCGCAGAGAACACTGGCGTCGACACAGACTAACACACCTTGACGTTACACCATACAAGTGTCCAGTTTGTGATCGCGGCTTCAAAAGAGCGGAACATGTTCGGCGCCACCAAACAGTTCACACAGGTGTAAAAGCATTTGACTGTAATTTGTGTGACAAAAAATTCACTCGATCAGAGCATTTAAAGAAACATATGTTGGTTCATATCGGAAAAACGCCATTCccaagaaaaaagaaaaatgatctTTAG